The Leptidea sinapis chromosome 6, ilLepSina1.1, whole genome shotgun sequence genome segment TGCACAAGAGAGTGACAGCAgcataacacaactcattcaacaaccaaacttaaccttcaagaaaataaatgtacctaacacgaacctagaattatattgcgaaacatcaacAACTCATGTACGtccttacatacctacagaattccgcaaacaaatttttaatagtgtacataatataactcacccaggaatacgaacatcacgtaaattaatatctcaaaaattcttttggccatcaatgaatatcgacatcgggaagtggagtaaatcttgtataaattgtcagaaaagtaaaatacaacgccacacagtcagcaaaattcaatgttttgacgCAAGCGATCGTTTTCAGCATAGATATTGTTGGGCCTCTACCTACCTCTGCTCAAGGACATCGttatctgataacaatgatcgacagacacactggttggcctgaggcaatccctagcgacaatattacagccgagtcaattgcagatatcatatacaatcactggatctcaagatttggatgcccagcgacactaacaagcgatcaaggtcgacaattcgaaagctctctgtttacaaacctcatgaaaactatgggagttaaacggatacgaagtactagctataacccaaagagtaacggaaaggtagaacgctttcatcgttgcttgaagacagcccttcgttcaaggttaacgaacacctgtgcatgggtcaatgaactaccaaccgtattattaggcctgcgcgcagttctacgatcggacacaggcgttagcgccgccgaactaacatacggctataacattcgtctaccaagtgatttcttcgacataaacatacaaacatcaTCTATCTCATTGGATCATACCTACGTTGATAAATTACGTACCCATATCGCAGCTAAtaaaccacactcacctacttcacatcgtaataacaaacacatatttgttcatcaagacttacatacatgcagtAATGTGAATAGATAGtgaatagattcagtaaaaccaccattacaaacaccatatgaaggaccgtaccgtgttatcaaacgaagcggtaaagtttataccattcagttaccaggtcgacaaacaaacatatcgatcgaccgtttaaaacctgcatatttaataaatgaaactgaagtaaacaatacattatattcattacctttACCTGTACAAGCTACCCAAAACCTTATCGATACCATACCTAACaaacataccaccaataccCAAAATACCACGTTACCGGATCCTACGAACAACTTGACGTCCcagcctatcaaaatgtcaaggacaggccgactcatcaagttgccggtgcgtttcacttgaaggggactcctgtagctgtacctacaaccaataatatcaattaatacaaatgtctaatacctaacttgtaacgtagcattatagatcgtagaaatagtaatcgtgcataataactataataagcGTATGcggaaagattcgttctgacaagaacattttattttatataacgtaatattagctctgataagaaccatttcataatgctgtacatcaactcatagaatcatacagatcaccagaagtcatctcagtgaagtttcaagcatcgtactttctctcgacgatcgcagacatactcacgtgatcagtcatatgctccgcgttacacaaccacacagcaaggccgagcggactcgactgacgagtgaagcgtcgggactcgaTCGCTAtttatgcaattttaatcaatgagcgacaacgtaagtgcggaatgctcattgacatcgtatgatccaggttcgacgcgagtttacacaaactgcgatagcattagttttagagcgagatagaacatataatattattctcaattcttattgaatgaaacgttttactattggttaaaatgtaagctttagtattggtgtgtattttcggaactggtaaatattttttaagcaacgattgtaattgggtaactagttttaaggattttgtatatatatcgtgtaaccttTTAATAAAGGATATCTTCCATacatcttccacatattcctcacagtcaagcagttgttttatttaatcgccataCGCTCAGTCATTAAAAAGGGTACAGTACTCCGaagtatttttcaattttcgCGTTACTCCTACTTCAgggattatataaaaatgagatCATGTGTATATTGTAAGTGGAGCTACAAAAAATGCGTAAAATATGTCCATGGTATGTCGTATTTtaagtcatattttttttatccaaaATTGGCATTTTACGTAGAATATCATAATgacacttatttttaatatatttactttcaATTATGTAAGCATTCATTTGTGAAATACGTCtgaataatgattatttttgtttacaattctCCTAGTTTTTTGCATCATATCAATGGTTTCACTATCGATAGAATAAACATCATAAAATGGAGGTCTAACTccatcaagatttttttttgcccATTAACTTAATGGGGGTTTTTCTTATAATCGAGtatatttgaaaatgatttaaatattcttattttattgtattttggtttacgctgatggtcttgttacaaatactctaaataaataaaactagagTCAAGTGACCATCAATTTGATGGCTGAATGCGCACACAGTGTGCGAATGTGTTGTGTAGTGCAAtgccagaaaaaaaaatgtaaactgTCAAGCTTGCTGTCAAGTGGCAAGTAAGAGTTTGGTTTGATGTGTGTGGTTGTGACTAGccggctattttattttataattctgTAATATTAGcgctttattgatttttattaatttgatttttcttAAAACGGAAAAATGGTTGTAAGGCAGTATAACGAGGAACTTAAATATCTTGAAAAAATTAACCCTCATTGCTGGAGAATCAAAAAAGGTTTTCAACCAAATATGAACGTTGAAGgtgtattttatgtaaataatacttTGGAAAAACTCATGTTGGATGAGTTGAGGAATTCATGTCGACCAGGAATGACTGGAGGCTTTCTCCCAGGTGTGAAACAGATAGCAAATGTAGCTGCCTTGCCTGGTATTGTTGGACGGTCCGTTGGCTTGCCAGATGTTCACTCCGGTTATGGTTTTGCTATCggtatgtatattttatcataattataagtGTGTTGTTATGCATTCCGTGATAACCAGGACCTGAAAGTAATTTTAACCTTTAATTTCTAGGGAACATGGCTGCATTTGatatttctaatccaaaatCGATAGTCTCGCCAGGTGGAGTTGGTTTTGATATTAATTGTGGGGTGAGACTTTTGCGAACAAATCTTCATGAAAAAGACATACTCCCAGTAAAGGTAGAGTAatctaactaataataatattaatataggtTTCTAATTcgatgtagttcctgaaaaacattacaagccacaaacatcacattttaaggaattcatgtttaaagtttaataaatattagtgtattccattcatgtgggttgggctactaagtcatgatgccATTttaagagtgacagtagggctggcATTTTTTGTCAagccgttaatatgaatcacatgaccagtttttagttcttaactcaatttggacatgattgtggtttggaacatttttctggaataatgtcaaattattgttattaacatGTACATAACTATTTTAGGAACAACTAGCTCAAAGTTTATTTGATCACATACCAGTGGGTGTTGGTTCAAAAGGCATAATACCAATGAATGCCAGAGATTTAGAAGAGGCATTGGAAATGGGAATGGATTGGTCACTAAGAGAAGGGTATGTGTGGGCTGAAGATAAAGAGCACTGTGAGGAGTATGGTAGGATGCTTAATGCAGACCCATCCAAAGTTAGTCTTAGAGCAAAGAAAAGGGGACTGCCACAGTTGGGAACACTAGGTGCTGGGAACCATTATGCAGAGATACAAGTAGTGGATGAGATATATGATAAATTTGCTGCTGGAAAGATGGGTCTGGAAAGGGTTGGTCAAGTTTGTGTTATGATTCACTCAGGAAGTAGAGGTTTTGGTCATCAAGTAGCTACAGATGCATTAGTGCAGATGGAGAAAGCAATGAAGAGGGATCAGATTGATGTGAATGATCGCCAGTTAGCGTGTGCAAGAATAAATTCAACAGAAGgtcaagattatttaaaagctATGGCTGCAGCTGCAAACTTTGCTTGGGTCAATCGTAGTTCTATGACTTTCTTAACAAGACAAGCATTTGCGAAGCAGTTCCAAATGGCTCCAGATGACTTAGATATGCATGTTATCTATGATGTTTCACATAATATAGCAAAAATAGAGGAACATGTTGTTGATGGAAAGGTTAAAAAATTACTTGTTCACCGAAAGgtatttattatgactgtattaattattattgtaactgtattAGAGTTAATTTTGGGTTAAcatgttgtattattttttcaggGTTCAACACGGGCCTTCCCTCCCCACCATCCATTAATACCAGTTGACTATCAACTAACAGGACAGCCAGTACTAATTGGGGGGTCCATGGGAACATGTAGTTATGTTCTTACTGGAACTCATCAAGGAATGACTGAGACATTTGGTTCAACTTGCCATGGTGCTGTAAGTATTGGTTTGTAGTATAATTTGCAAGAAGCTGGAGCTGATAGATCTCCCAGGCTGTAACTCTGTTTGATGATATACAAGTATATATGTACAGATATAGTTTCAAGAAATTTACCaagttttgtttcttttttttattctaataagggatgagacgaagaggatgttcagctgatggtaattgatataccttgcccattacaatgcagcgcccctcaggattcttgaaaaacccaaaacttctgagcagcactataatTGCACACAGAATAGACAAACAGTGTTAAGTCTCTttttgccagtaatttcactagctatctgacctacagaccgaaacacaataatgcttacacattactgcttaacggcagaaataggtgccatatctaaccccataatctagcctgttGTTGCATTATgttgttattgtcactccctaaaatcgtaaaaaaaatgtagttctaTACTGTTATTAACTTTTTCGtcatttaaatacatataatataatttttttgttgttggGAGAGCCACTAGTATTAGGGGGTCagatgaatttgttaataataatgttgatgTGGGTTATCTTGAAATAAGGATTTAGAAGAAGGTGCCTGAATAGCATAAATTTAAGGTACAATGAATGAACTACCATATTTGCTGCTAGCTTTCAGTGTTCCTTTGATAACATTTTGATAAcataattatagtaaaatatttgatttctcAATCTTTTCCACCATGCATATAACACAATCGCCAATGTTGCTGCTTACTACTTCAAACCTGTGCAATGAGAGCTTCCTTgagtggtgtttccgggactaaaTGACATGATTACCTAAAGAACTGCATACAAGGTGTATTACCTTGTGTATTGTTACCTTAAAAGCCGgaaaagctcctgtgattcctccggcgttgcaagataatgtgggttGTTTGTCCTCGTTTACCATAAAAACCAGCAAAATGTCTCTATTATTCTTTACCTTTGGTGTactatacacacacactttcttAGCATTATTTCACTACTTGTGTTATGTGGACTTGGCATAATATGCATGAGCTGCTGATCCTTGCTgacttatgttattttattatgtttataggGTCGTGCATTATCCCGTGCAAAGTCTCGACGCAACATTGACTACAAAGATGTTCTCAACAAACTCGAAACAATGGGAATTTCTATTAGGGTTGCATCACCTAAACTAGTAATGGAAGAAGCTCCCGAGTCTTATAAAAATGTCACCGATGTTGTAAACACCTGTCATGCAGCAGGAATTAGTAAGAAGACAATAAAGTTAAGACCTATTGCTGTCATTAAAGGTTAATAACATGAGTGTTTTTTGTActggatttattaaaaagaactgAACAAATACAAGGATTTtccactatttatttatttcaacaacaattaaacaatctattttataacaataatactgTATTCACCATGACTATGTATGAGGTATGATAAGCTGCTACTGAGAAAGGTATCTACAAACTATCTGCTACACTTTTAATTTGTCTGCTAAAATGACCAATAGCGCTGTGCCTAGGAAGAAGAGGCCTGATGGTAGAGCTGTCGCTGCATTGTCAATTTCATCTgcaagtaaatattttaatatgtatcaaaatagtgaaaatagcAATATTTTACTCAACAGGAactttcttttatttatgtaaaaatagtgaatacaatatacagtgttattacaaaaaataatttaaacatggcttagacagatgttttgttaaacggttTCTAACTATTTAAACGACATCTAAAGATTGACGCTAAACAATTTGGATTTTTGGAtatgtaatagaactttttttataacgagtgttcaacacatttttacttttttgtaataacaccaaTAGATTTTGTTGattcataaattaaaatctaagCACATAATGGTGTCAAAGTAAATATGTGTTTGTAATGAAAGCAGGGATATCTCTGTCACAGTACACTATGTTGACTACATGAGACTAATTGGTATAGTACATGATATCTGAGTTTATTCATACTACTATGACAGTATCTAACTGGTACAAATGTACTAGGTTTGGTTGTGCTTGTTCAGTGAAGTCATAAGTTACTTCTCTTTTAAGACTGAATAACTTggtcaataattaaatatatatacaagcaaGAAAgggtgtttttaatttaaatttcttgtagattatattataaagtatttgacataaagataaatttaaattttgaataatataattattatataaatataatttatctattGACACAATAAAACCTCTATCCTGGCAGGGTAGACTTTTTCGATACAggcttatttattaattatttaaaaacaattttttaataataatcttagatAACTAACAATCTATACTtaattaactataatataatatacatagtaCAGACAGGAATTTCGAACTCCTTCTTTGAATAACAAGTCAATCCTGAGAGTTCGGTTTATATTTAGCAATGAGACTGTGAAAGGTGTGTctcaaaattacataaaaacttttaattatagTAGTTTATACTACTGTCTTAACTCATGAGAACATACGAATACACACTTGtgattaaaacaaaatgaattAAGTAGTACAATTAAATcgcataaatatattatttcaatacaatTTTAACTATTGACCCCAAAGAATTATCAAGAGGCACTTCTCTATCTTCTACTAATTGACAAATATTTATGATTAGGTAAACTGCATATCCAAATAGGGTGTAAATACTACAtgataagaggtgggactgcctaagtaataattgaaatttagttagaATTTAGTTGcattgatttgacataagtttcaaATAGAAGTAATCACAATATGGCAATTGGGGTCAAAGTGTAATCCGagtaagtttgaaagcgaacacttagttgtttaacggccgttttcaataacctatctacccttactttaacttacggatacattgctgtcaccgtttaatgacaagatcttatctatccatagttatgtgcaatatagttatattccaatgctatctgtcaatagcttattgaaatgtaagtaagcgtaaaaggatacatttgtctacctctagtaagttaaactaaggatagataggttatttaaaACGGCCATAAAAcaagtggatttcggctatcttcgttttttacaagattatattagtcaatctatcaatgactgcacgtttcatacaatcgcttttttctcgAGTTTCGCTTGGCTGTGCATATCCTCCAGCTAAGTATTTGGaagttgaatttaaaattacgtCAACTAATTTTGAGACTAGAATCAATTCTTAGTTTTGCAAGCTGGTACTGTATGTGTTCACATTCTGTGGCAACTGAGAAGTTTGAATCATACATGTTTAAGGCAAACAACTATTTCAACATTTGTCGCAACTGTGGTTGGTATATTTTGCATGTGTAAGTATAACATTATCATACATAATAAACTAAAggctaaaataattaaaagttaacGACTTTTAAAGTGTTGCTGGGATGGCGGACAGTATATTACAtggaattgtaaaaaataagttgaaaagtaaataatatttaaggaaTCTCTTCAAAATATAGAGCTGATAGGTGGTAAAAGTGTACATTATAGAGATATTTTACGTATATTAATGTATatcttataattaggatgatttgagtgaatagCTTTCAAAggccatgcaaaataaaccatcttataaacaaaataagggtcagaatttggtgagggaatagtgttCCGTACGGCACTTTAGATTTTCGTGTATCTGataaatctagtgccctggaacacttgccgatttcggaaggctAAAGACATCTCGAATCGATCGTAATCACTGCCAAAACATTGATGGTCAGTTAATTTGATTCAGAGTCCCCAGTTGTCAAGGTTTTCGAGAATTTATATTTCAGCACCTGGGAATAGCGAAGCCAAGCGTAGTCACCTCTTACCAATAAATGCGGAAAATTGGATATTCATTCACCACAATTTGCCACTTGTTAATTTTGcgtactaaaatttataaatttacaaacaCTTTTGCCatgtcattataaaaataaactgtcaATGATTTTTTGTGGTATGATTTGCcttgtttaataatttgatttttttaaatttcagtaTCCGGAATCTAACCGGATACCGGATAGTACTTCAGATAGTGCAAACAAGACCGGAGACCAGATAGTTACCggatatccgtttcatctctagtACATAACATAAGTTAATGAAATGGATGGagatattcaatttttttaatgtcaaaATCATCTTTGTCGAATGTATGAAATGTCAAAGACAGCTTGTCACGGCCATTAGcacctttattttgtttttgtcttTTGTATAGTCTActctttataattttgtgtaattgtattggaatataatttttttatttaattatttttgactttccAAAATGTTGCGTTagcttaaaaaatcatttttaccTTGTTTCTCAATCGGTTGATTACTGTCATCTTGTGCCCAACCTAAACTTTTGTCCAAAGCTTTTTCCCAGCGTAATCTACGTATTTCTCgttctgtaataaaataaatgtaaacctAGCTGTAGTATTGTACAATAGATCAAAATATTctaagtaaaaaatttaattaaaaaaggaaCACGAAAGTTGCTAAATGTTTGTCGATATATACACAACAGCATATAACTTTAActcataaaataaacttacggtaataataataacaatattgacacacttttacacaaattatcttgccccaaactaggcatagcctgtactatgtatgggtacaagacaacgatatatttaatacgatatacttacataaacatccacgactcggaaacaaacatacatattcatcacataaatgtttgcccctaccgggattcgaacccgggacctctagctcagtagacagggtcacaaaccactgggctatacaggtcgtctaatCGTCAGTCAATCAGTCGTCAGGTCTATACTAATGATAAGATGATATATTTAACttcaatattattcaaatacaaatatttttattcaagataggatatgatatcactaattaaaagtcaaaaactaccacccattacaaaaagtatgcctcagacctgaaaagaacgggtgctacaaactcagcgagctttttttcataaaaatatcgcgaccgccctcaggctattaaataataaattttatcgtaCGATATGGTTACAAACAATATCGtacgataaaatttattatttaatagcctgagggcggtcgctccattcccaatctgtggtatcattaagaaagtcatttatgttatagtaacctttaacacacaaacgttttttaacaattcctttgaatatcgtaatacatttgtttcaaacattttctgggatcttgttgtaaaagcatatacatcggccctccaaagacttactaactcaacttagccgagtagtaggcattatacaAGTAAGGTAAATATAGCAGGTTCCACCAGTTTCGGTTCGGATCTTTCTTACCTATCGGCTATTATCCCTTTGTCTAGCTTGCATGAGttcatatattattctattttactTTGACTAATGTGAAATTTTCTTATTGTGATTGGCAGTGAAACAGAAATTGATTAGTGACACAAATTTACGATGTCATACTAAACCATgcgtttcaattattaattatgtaataaggCTTTGAAAAAGACAGCAGTCGCTAGTTTCAGGCTATTTAGCCACATATGCCTGTAAATTAGAGGACTAATCtgacaaaattaaaactatcatacaCAATGTGCCCAGGCAGTATTCTAACTTGGCTCTGTCCTTGGAATTAATACTTAAAGCGGCGTGTGACCACACCATATGATTTGTTTtcattagatcttctgctgactacacatcccaatACCAGTTCTATGTCGGAATATCCAAACCTTACCTGGTAAGAGGTGTGGTGCCTATCCAATGGCCAGGTCGCAGAACAtcacctattccataaaaaatagtaataccTACCCTCATTAGTTATTGACGGTAGAAAGGTATCTGACGGCGGACTTGGAG includes the following:
- the LOC126965025 gene encoding RNA-splicing ligase RtcB homolog, which produces MVVRQYNEELKYLEKINPHCWRIKKGFQPNMNVEGVFYVNNTLEKLMLDELRNSCRPGMTGGFLPGVKQIANVAALPGIVGRSVGLPDVHSGYGFAIGNMAAFDISNPKSIVSPGGVGFDINCGVRLLRTNLHEKDILPVKEQLAQSLFDHIPVGVGSKGIIPMNARDLEEALEMGMDWSLREGYVWAEDKEHCEEYGRMLNADPSKVSLRAKKRGLPQLGTLGAGNHYAEIQVVDEIYDKFAAGKMGLERVGQVCVMIHSGSRGFGHQVATDALVQMEKAMKRDQIDVNDRQLACARINSTEGQDYLKAMAAAANFAWVNRSSMTFLTRQAFAKQFQMAPDDLDMHVIYDVSHNIAKIEEHVVDGKVKKLLVHRKGSTRAFPPHHPLIPVDYQLTGQPVLIGGSMGTCSYVLTGTHQGMTETFGSTCHGAGRALSRAKSRRNIDYKDVLNKLETMGISIRVASPKLVMEEAPESYKNVTDVVNTCHAAGISKKTIKLRPIAVIKG